From the Gemmatimonadota bacterium genome, the window GTGTGCTCGAAATGGGCGGACAGCCGTCCGTCGGCGGTGGAAGTCGTCCATTCGTCGTCGAGGATCCGGATTCGGTGCGCGCCCGCGCACACCATGGGTTCGATGGCGATGACCATGCCTGGTTTGAGCCGGATGCCGCGTTGCGGTCTGCCGTGATTGGGGACCTGTGGTTCCTCCCAGAGACTGCGCCCGATCCCGTGGCCGCACAGGTCCCGCACCACCGAGTATCCGTGAGCTTCCGCGTATTGCTGCACCGCGTGCCCGATGTCGCCGATTCGGTTTCCCGGCTTCGCTTCTTCGATCCCCTTGAATACCGATGCACGCGTGACGTCCAGCAACCGCTGCGCCTCCGGTGAAACGCGGCCGACGGGGAAGGTGAAGGCCGTATCGCCGTGATACCCGTCGATGATCATGGCAAAATCTAGACTGAGGATGTCCCCCTCCTCGACTTTGCGCCGCGGACTGGGGATGCCGTGCACGATCTCATCGTTGATGGACGCGCAGATCGTGGCGGGAAAGGGCGGATGGAAGGTGGGCCGGTACCCGAGGAAAGAGGAGGTGCCTCCGAAATCCCGGATCATCTTGCGGGCGATCCGGTCCAGTTCGGAGGTCGCGATACCCGGCCTGACGGCTTCGCCCATGCGCTGCAGCGTCGCGGTCGCGGCCTGGCCGCTGCGACGGATGGTCTCGATCTGCTTTTCGGTCTTGAGAATGATTCCCATAACCCTTGCCACGCGAAATACGGAACGCAATCGTCAAATGTCCTGCGCGTCCGGCTATGCGCCTGACCGGCGCGGCCCGAATCGCACCTTGCATGATAAGCGGGAAGGCGGATTAGTCAAGGGCATTCAGCCGGATACTTCGAACCTTCGCACAGGCGACTTTCGCGCGCCGCTTGAAATACCTTGTCCCACGTCCGGGTGTCGTATATGTTCTGTCGCGGAACGACCCCGTTATTCCCGGCCGTCAAGGCATGCCAAGCGAATTCACCGGTAAACAGGAGTGAAGTGAACAGGATCATGGACCAATCGGCACTCAACGAAGCACCCACGCGTAAGTGGCTGACCTACCGGCCGGAGATCAAGCTCATCGACTGTACCATAAGGGACGGCGGCCTGATGAACGACCACCGTTTCGACGCGGATACCGTCAAGGCGGTCTACCAGGCCTGCGTCGCCGGTGGGATCGACTACATGGAAATCGGTTACATCAACTCGCGGCAGATCTTCTCCCCGGATGAACACGGACCCTGGAAGTTCTGCGCCGAAGAGGACATCCGCGGCGTCGTGGGCGACAATGACTCGCCCGTAAAGCTGGCGGCGATGGCCGACGCGGAGAAGTCGGACTACAGGACCGATATCCTGCCGGCCGCGGACAGCGTGCTGGACATGATCCGGATCGCCACCTACATCCACCAGATTCCGCTGGCGCTGGACATGATCCAGGACGCCCACGATAAGGGCTACGAGACCACGTTGAACCTCATGGCGGCGTCGACGGTTCCGGAAAGCGAAATGGACGAAGCGCTCTCCATGCTCGTCGAATCGCCGGTGGACGCCATCTACGTGGTGGACAGCTTCGGCGCACTTTACAGCGAACAGATCGAAGCGCTCGTGGACAAGTTCCTGAACGCCCTGCAGTCCACCGACAAAGAGGTAGGCATCCACGCCCACAACAACCAGCAACTGGCCTTCGCCAACACGATACAGGCGCTTATCCGCGGGGCAAACTACCTGGACGCCAGCCTCGGCGGTCTCGGCCGCGGCGCCGGCAACTGCCCCATGGAACTGATCGTCGGATTCCTGCACAACCCGAAGTTCCGCCTGCGTCCGCTGCTGGACTGCATCCAGTACCACGTCGAGCCTATGCGGGCCGAACTGATGTGGGGGTTCGACATTCCCTACATGATTACCGGCCTCATGAACCAGCATCCCCGGTCGGGCATGCGGTTCAACGCGGCGAAGGAAAGAGGCAGCATGGCCAGATTCTACGACGAGATGGAGGACGCCGGCTGACCCGGCGCCCGGAACCCGGCTGAACTGGCGCCAGCCTCCCCTGCAAGCCCATGATAACCCCGCTCGAACAGCGCATCGTGGAACAGGTACGCGTCCTCCGCAACGACATGATCGGGTTTTTGCGGGAGTTGATCCAAATACCCTCCGTGAATCCGCCGGGTGAAGGATACCTGGACTGCGCCCGGCTCGTGGGCGACCGGTTGAGCGCACTGGGTTTCGAAACCCGGTACGTCACCGCCGCCGGTCAT encodes:
- a CDS encoding nucleoid-structuring protein H-NS gives rise to the protein MDQSALNEAPTRKWLTYRPEIKLIDCTIRDGGLMNDHRFDADTVKAVYQACVAGGIDYMEIGYINSRQIFSPDEHGPWKFCAEEDIRGVVGDNDSPVKLAAMADAEKSDYRTDILPAADSVLDMIRIATYIHQIPLALDMIQDAHDKGYETTLNLMAASTVPESEMDEALSMLVESPVDAIYVVDSFGALYSEQIEALVDKFLNALQSTDKEVGIHAHNNQQLAFANTIQALIRGANYLDASLGGLGRGAGNCPMELIVGFLHNPKFRLRPLLDCIQYHVEPMRAELMWGFDIPYMITGLMNQHPRSGMRFNAAKERGSMARFYDEMEDAG
- the map gene encoding type I methionyl aminopeptidase; its protein translation is MGIILKTEKQIETIRRSGQAATATLQRMGEAVRPGIATSELDRIARKMIRDFGGTSSFLGYRPTFHPPFPATICASINDEIVHGIPSPRRKVEEGDILSLDFAMIIDGYHGDTAFTFPVGRVSPEAQRLLDVTRASVFKGIEEAKPGNRIGDIGHAVQQYAEAHGYSVVRDLCGHGIGRSLWEEPQVPNHGRPQRGIRLKPGMVIAIEPMVCAGAHRIRILDDEWTTSTADGRLSAHFEHTVAILSDGPEILTENTDLWGSNGLPG